The Aliiroseovarius pelagivivens genome contains a region encoding:
- the pstC gene encoding phosphate ABC transporter permease subunit PstC, whose translation MSAFWLFMIILALAVMGFILGRNRAISSVHGDRRLLHSLPNYYGFNVAMLAFVPAVLVLGAWVILQPMLISGQVSTHIPAALYEDAGQLNLIMSDVKRVADGLDEAIAQGVMSADDAEQLNTKTTDVRALLGEVGVALGSDVDPSVLNAAQEMRGKTDSGNLFMTIVVLVVAAAGFVAAMMMTRGDFRARNAVESGVKALLIAAASIAILTTIGIILSLIFNTITFFGMFPASDFLFGLTWSPEGRGGSEHLGILPLLWGTIYISIVALLVAVPIGLFAAVYLSEYASRTTRAFAKPLLEVLAGIPTIVYGLFALTVVGPLLVNFFGADGLGWMQGARSVMTAGLVMGIMLIPFVSSLSDDIINAVPQAMRDGSYGLGATQSETVRQVVLPAALPGIVGAILLAASRAIGETMIVVMGAGAAARLDLNPFEAMTTVTAKIVSQLTGDSDFASPEALVAFALGMTLFLLTLGLNVLALYIVRKYREQYE comes from the coding sequence ATGTCTGCATTCTGGCTATTCATGATCATCCTGGCTCTGGCCGTCATGGGGTTCATACTAGGACGAAACCGCGCCATATCCTCGGTCCACGGGGATCGGCGTCTGCTTCACTCGCTTCCAAATTACTATGGTTTCAATGTCGCCATGCTGGCCTTTGTGCCAGCTGTTCTGGTGTTGGGCGCATGGGTCATCCTTCAGCCGATGCTGATCAGCGGGCAGGTGTCTACGCATATTCCCGCAGCGCTTTATGAAGACGCCGGTCAGTTGAACCTGATCATGAGCGACGTAAAGCGTGTGGCCGACGGCTTGGACGAGGCTATTGCGCAAGGCGTGATGTCCGCAGACGACGCAGAGCAGTTGAACACCAAAACCACGGATGTCCGCGCCTTGCTGGGCGAGGTAGGCGTGGCCCTTGGCAGCGATGTCGACCCCTCGGTCTTGAACGCGGCGCAAGAGATGCGCGGCAAGACCGATAGCGGAAACCTGTTCATGACCATCGTGGTGCTGGTGGTCGCAGCGGCGGGCTTTGTCGCCGCCATGATGATGACACGCGGAGATTTCCGTGCCCGAAACGCGGTTGAAAGCGGCGTGAAAGCCTTGCTGATCGCTGCTGCGTCCATCGCGATCCTGACCACCATCGGCATCATTCTATCGCTGATCTTCAACACGATCACATTCTTCGGGATGTTCCCCGCCAGTGACTTCCTGTTTGGCTTGACTTGGTCGCCGGAAGGCCGCGGCGGGTCCGAGCATCTGGGCATTCTGCCGCTTCTGTGGGGCACGATCTATATCTCGATCGTGGCGCTGCTGGTGGCCGTGCCCATCGGCCTGTTCGCTGCTGTGTACTTGTCGGAATACGCCAGCCGCACCACCCGCGCGTTCGCCAAACCGCTGCTGGAGGTTCTGGCCGGGATCCCGACCATTGTTTACGGTCTGTTTGCCCTGACCGTTGTCGGCCCGCTTCTGGTAAATTTCTTCGGTGCCGACGGCCTTGGTTGGATGCAGGGCGCGCGTTCGGTGATGACGGCGGGTCTGGTGATGGGCATCATGCTGATCCCCTTCGTGTCATCACTGTCTGATGACATCATCAATGCGGTGCCGCAGGCGATGCGCGACGGCTCTTACGGGCTGGGTGCGACGCAATCGGAAACGGTACGGCAGGTGGTACTGCCTGCCGCTCTGCCGGGCATTGTGGGGGCGATCCTGCTGGCGGCCTCGCGCGCCATCGGTGAAACCATGATTGTGGTGATGGGGGCAGGGGCCGCGGCCCGTCTGGACCTGAACCCGTTTGAAGCCATGACCACGGTGACCGCCAAGATCGTCAGCCAGCTGACCGGTGACAGTGATTTTGCCAGCCCCGAGGCCCTTGTGGCCTTCGCCCTTGGCATGACTCTGTTCCTTCTGACTTTGGGTCTTAACGTCCTTGCGCTCTACATCGTGCGCAAATATCGGGAGCAATACGAATGA